A DNA window from Gillisia sp. Hel1_33_143 contains the following coding sequences:
- a CDS encoding CopD family protein — protein sequence MEYYNYIKSLHLIFVITWFAGLFYIPRLFVYHIEAAQEAEPKRTILVDQLKLMTKRLWFIITWPSAILASLFAFWMLYLMPGWLQQPWMHVKLGFVVLLYIYHFKCHLIYKELQNNVVKWTSNQMRIWNEGTTIILFAVIFLVIVRDAVNWIYGVIGIILLGILLMLGIKLYKRIRSKNPNA from the coding sequence ATAGAATATTACAACTACATTAAATCTTTACATTTAATTTTTGTTATAACCTGGTTTGCAGGATTATTCTACATTCCAAGATTATTTGTTTATCATATTGAAGCCGCTCAAGAAGCAGAACCTAAAAGAACTATTTTAGTAGATCAGTTGAAATTGATGACTAAAAGATTATGGTTCATCATAACTTGGCCTTCCGCTATATTAGCGAGTTTATTCGCTTTTTGGATGCTATATCTTATGCCTGGATGGCTGCAACAACCTTGGATGCATGTAAAACTTGGCTTTGTAGTGTTGCTTTATATATATCATTTTAAATGTCATCTTATCTATAAAGAGCTTCAAAATAACGTTGTAAAATGGACTTCGAACCAAATGCGAATCTGGAATGAAGGTACTACGATAATTTTATTTGCAGTGATCTTTTTGGTAATTGTAAGAGATGCCGTAAACTGGATCTATGGTGTAATAGGAATAATATTATTAGGGATACTGCTAATGCTCGGAATCAAATTGTATAAGCGAATTCGTTCTAAAAATCCGAATGCCTAA
- a CDS encoding sensor histidine kinase, producing the protein MKIFKLSLRNRIFISMILLVLGASILIAGVTVYQYTQESEAYHKERLERKEQAIRENIKFVLDKTTHVVSTENIPVILKERDKIYEMSQVHEMQLNIYDLTGRLLIKSNESFFRDTTNVQIPKQIIQNLETSPTKRFLKKSEINGQKSQSSYTYIHDNQFKPLAILYLPYLQDDEVLQKDLNDFLMKLGEVYLFMLLAAILMSYFLSKYITKSLKIVSEKIIETRLDKRNQKIQIENVSEEIYTLVSAYNSMIDELEESAVKLATGEREQAWREMAKQVAHEIKNPLTPMRLTVQSFQRNFNPKDPNVIMKLNEYSETLIHQIDTMSAIASAFSNFAKMPAQQNEILNVPKTVKLALDIFNENYIQFSSEKEEILVKFDRTQLIRVITNLVKNATQALQDVKDPKILVEVEEEETSVKVSVLDNGVGISEENKDKVFEPKFTTKSSGMGLGLAMVKNIVETYGGSINFESNKNKGTIFTVRFPK; encoded by the coding sequence ATGAAGATATTTAAGCTCTCCTTAAGAAACAGAATTTTCATTTCTATGATCTTGTTGGTGTTAGGGGCTTCTATACTTATTGCCGGCGTTACTGTTTATCAATATACACAAGAATCTGAAGCCTATCATAAAGAAAGGTTAGAGCGTAAAGAACAAGCTATTAGAGAGAACATAAAATTTGTTCTGGATAAAACCACCCATGTGGTAAGCACAGAAAATATTCCGGTGATCTTAAAGGAACGCGATAAGATCTATGAGATGTCTCAGGTGCATGAAATGCAGCTTAATATTTATGATCTCACAGGAAGACTTCTTATAAAATCTAACGAATCATTTTTTAGAGATACTACAAATGTGCAGATCCCAAAGCAGATCATTCAAAATTTAGAAACGTCTCCTACCAAGAGATTCTTGAAGAAATCTGAGATCAACGGACAAAAATCACAATCTTCTTATACCTACATCCACGACAATCAATTTAAACCTTTAGCCATTTTATACCTTCCTTATCTGCAAGATGATGAGGTATTACAAAAAGATCTAAACGACTTTTTAATGAAGTTGGGCGAAGTTTATCTATTTATGTTGTTGGCAGCTATTTTGATGTCTTATTTCCTTTCCAAATACATTACAAAATCTTTGAAAATAGTTTCAGAAAAGATCATAGAAACCAGGCTGGATAAGCGAAATCAAAAGATACAGATAGAGAACGTTTCTGAAGAGATCTATACCCTGGTATCTGCTTATAATAGTATGATAGACGAGTTGGAAGAAAGTGCTGTGAAACTGGCTACCGGAGAGCGAGAACAGGCTTGGCGAGAAATGGCTAAGCAAGTAGCGCATGAGATCAAAAATCCATTAACTCCAATGCGACTCACAGTTCAAAGTTTTCAACGAAATTTTAACCCTAAAGACCCTAATGTGATCATGAAATTGAATGAATATAGCGAAACCTTAATTCATCAAATAGATACCATGAGCGCTATTGCTTCGGCCTTTTCAAATTTTGCCAAAATGCCGGCGCAACAAAATGAAATTCTAAATGTTCCAAAAACAGTTAAGTTAGCATTAGACATCTTCAATGAAAATTACATACAATTCTCTTCAGAGAAAGAAGAAATTCTGGTTAAATTTGATAGAACTCAGCTTATTAGAGTGATTACCAATTTGGTGAAAAATGCTACTCAAGCTTTACAAGATGTAAAAGATCCGAAGATATTGGTGGAGGTGGAAGAAGAAGAAACTTCTGTAAAAGTTTCTGTCTTAGACAATGGTGTAGGTATTTCAGAAGAAAATAAAGACAAGGTGTTCGAGCCTAAATTTACCACCAAATCTAGTGGTATGGGATTAGGTCTTGCTATGGTGAAGAATATTGTAGAGACCTATGGCGGAAGCATCAATTTTGAATCAAACAAAAATAAAGGGACTATCTTTACAGTCCGATTTCCAAAATAA
- a CDS encoding enoyl-CoA hydratase/isomerase family protein encodes MTFENILSELHEGILQITINRPSKLNALNKETISELHEAFADAREDNDVKVIILTGSGEKAFVAGADISEFSDFSTEEGGELAAQGQAKLFDYVANFPKPVIAAVNGFALGGGLELAMAAHFRIASDNAKMGLPEVSLGLIPGYGGTQRLPQLVGKGRAMEMIMTAGMIDATQALQYNLVNHVCPQDELLDFAEKLANKIMKNSLVAISAAIKAVNANFEDGVNGFEIEIEEFGRSFGTEDFKEGTSAFLNKRKADFPRK; translated from the coding sequence ATGACATTTGAAAACATTTTATCAGAACTTCACGAAGGAATTCTACAGATAACTATCAATAGACCTTCAAAATTAAACGCACTTAATAAAGAGACCATTAGCGAACTTCATGAAGCTTTTGCAGATGCTAGAGAAGATAACGACGTTAAGGTTATCATTTTAACCGGTAGCGGAGAGAAAGCCTTTGTTGCAGGAGCAGACATTAGTGAATTTTCAGATTTTTCTACGGAAGAAGGAGGAGAACTTGCAGCACAGGGACAGGCAAAATTATTTGATTATGTTGCGAATTTTCCAAAACCAGTAATTGCAGCGGTAAATGGTTTTGCGCTTGGAGGTGGATTAGAATTGGCAATGGCAGCACATTTTAGAATTGCCAGCGATAATGCAAAAATGGGATTGCCGGAAGTTTCTCTTGGATTGATCCCGGGATATGGAGGAACGCAAAGATTACCTCAGTTAGTTGGTAAAGGTCGCGCCATGGAAATGATCATGACTGCCGGAATGATAGATGCTACGCAAGCTCTGCAATATAATTTGGTGAATCACGTATGCCCTCAAGACGAGTTGCTAGATTTTGCTGAAAAATTAGCGAATAAGATCATGAAAAACTCATTGGTAGCCATCTCTGCAGCTATTAAGGCTGTAAATGCTAATTTTGAAGATGGAGTAAATGGTTTCGAAATAGAGATCGAAGAGTTTGGAAGAAGCTTCGGGACAGAAGATTTTAAAGAAGGAACTTCTGCCTTTCTAAATAAAAGAAAAGCAGATTTTCCTAGAAAATAA
- a CDS encoding PA0069 family radical SAM protein, which translates to MSGENDYIRGRGAQKNVHNRFDAQSHEFRDDFLNYCALEGDEASNSKTVLIDTFPKTVVNKVTSPDVGMGFSLNPYQGCEHGCVYCYARNSHEYWGYSAGIDFEQKILVKRNAVDLLEKKLQSKRWEAAPIVLSGNTDCYQPIEKKLEMTRQLLRTFLKYKHPVGIITKNALIQRDIDILKELAQDNLIHVNLSITSLDENVRRLLEPRTASVKKRLETLELLSKDNIPTSVMMAPIIPGINSHEVLPLVKEIAERGALGVGYTMVRLNGAIGGIFTDWIQKTMPDRADKVLHLIAECHGGNLNDSNFGRRMKGSGNIAKQVSQQFKIARKKYLFGRIKPELNCELHAQYKSGQMSLF; encoded by the coding sequence ATGTCGGGAGAGAATGATTATATAAGAGGACGAGGAGCTCAAAAGAATGTGCATAATAGGTTTGATGCTCAGAGTCATGAATTTAGAGATGACTTTTTAAATTATTGTGCATTGGAGGGAGATGAAGCTTCTAACTCCAAAACAGTTCTAATAGATACCTTTCCAAAAACAGTGGTGAATAAAGTAACCAGCCCAGATGTGGGAATGGGATTTTCTTTGAATCCATATCAAGGTTGTGAACATGGCTGTGTGTATTGTTATGCAAGAAATTCTCATGAATATTGGGGATACAGTGCCGGGATAGATTTTGAACAAAAGATCTTGGTAAAAAGAAACGCAGTGGATCTTTTAGAAAAGAAATTGCAGAGTAAAAGATGGGAAGCTGCTCCAATTGTGCTTTCCGGAAATACAGATTGTTATCAGCCAATAGAGAAGAAACTCGAGATGACCAGACAACTGCTTCGAACATTTCTAAAATACAAACATCCGGTAGGTATTATCACAAAAAATGCTTTGATCCAACGAGATATTGATATTCTAAAAGAGCTCGCTCAAGATAATCTCATTCATGTAAATCTTTCCATTACTAGTTTAGATGAAAATGTTAGAAGATTGCTAGAACCAAGAACAGCCTCGGTTAAAAAAAGGTTAGAAACCTTAGAATTGCTTTCGAAGGATAATATTCCCACCAGTGTAATGATGGCTCCAATTATTCCGGGCATCAACTCCCATGAGGTGTTACCCTTGGTAAAAGAAATTGCAGAGCGTGGAGCTTTAGGTGTTGGTTATACTATGGTTAGATTGAACGGTGCTATTGGAGGAATTTTTACAGATTGGATTCAGAAAACTATGCCAGATAGAGCAGATAAGGTTTTACATCTTATTGCTGAATGTCATGGTGGGAATTTGAACGATAGCAACTTCGGAAGAAGAATGAAAGGTTCCGGAAATATAGCAAAGCAAGTGTCTCAACAGTTTAAGATCGCCAGAAAAAAGTATTTATTTGGCAGAATAAAACCCGAATTGAATTGTGAACTTCACGCACAATACAAATCGGGTCAAATGAGTTTATTTTAA
- a CDS encoding endonuclease/exonuclease/phosphatase family protein, with the protein MNQKCKLFSKMISKIVIFPSLLFLVANSVYAQSKDSYKVHTVAFYNVENLFDIENDSLTFDDDRTPLGKDVWTLEKYQDKLKNISKVISEIGTETAQNSPAIIGLCEIENYMVLEDLINQPALKEKNYDIVHYDSPDRRGVDVALLYQKSLFTPTNSQSRRLLIYELEDPLKRVYTRDQLVVTGNLDGEEINIIVNHWPSRSGGEARSSYKRERAGQLNKLIIDSLYQIDPYAKIISMGDFNDDPTNKSIKKVLHTKASKEELEVNDFYNPMENMMKNGRGTLAYRDSWNLFDQILLSGTLVNSNLEGYKFYKADIFQKNYLITTKGQFKGYPFRSYDYGGYTGGYSDHFPVFIYLVKKL; encoded by the coding sequence ATGAATCAGAAATGTAAATTATTCTCAAAAATGATCTCTAAGATCGTGATATTTCCATCCTTACTATTTCTTGTAGCCAATAGTGTTTATGCACAATCAAAAGATTCTTATAAGGTGCATACTGTTGCTTTTTATAACGTTGAAAATCTATTTGATATTGAAAATGATTCCTTAACCTTCGATGATGATAGAACCCCGCTAGGAAAAGATGTTTGGACCTTAGAAAAATATCAGGACAAGCTGAAGAATATATCTAAAGTCATTTCAGAAATAGGAACTGAAACCGCTCAAAATTCTCCAGCGATCATTGGTCTTTGTGAGATCGAGAATTATATGGTGCTAGAAGACCTTATCAATCAACCTGCGTTAAAAGAGAAAAACTACGACATAGTTCATTATGATTCCCCAGACAGGCGTGGCGTAGATGTGGCCTTACTTTATCAAAAATCACTATTTACACCCACCAATTCCCAATCTCGAAGATTATTGATCTATGAACTGGAAGATCCTTTAAAAAGAGTATACACTCGAGATCAATTAGTAGTTACAGGAAATCTTGATGGAGAAGAAATAAATATAATCGTGAATCACTGGCCTTCCAGAAGTGGTGGAGAAGCCAGAAGCAGTTATAAAAGAGAACGTGCAGGGCAGTTAAATAAATTAATAATAGATTCCTTATATCAAATAGACCCTTATGCAAAGATCATAAGTATGGGCGATTTTAATGATGATCCAACTAATAAAAGCATCAAAAAAGTATTACATACAAAGGCCTCTAAAGAAGAGTTAGAAGTAAATGATTTTTATAATCCTATGGAGAACATGATGAAAAACGGGCGTGGAACTTTAGCATATAGAGACAGTTGGAATTTGTTCGATCAGATCCTACTTTCCGGAACTTTGGTAAATAGTAATTTAGAAGGCTATAAATTCTATAAGGCAGACATTTTTCAGAAAAATTATCTAATTACTACCAAAGGTCAATTTAAAGGGTATCCTTTCAGAAGCTACGATTATGGTGGTTACACTGGGGGTTATTCAGATCACTTTCCAGTGTTCATATATCTAGTTAAAAAACTATAA
- a CDS encoding carboxypeptidase-like regulatory domain-containing protein: protein MKKCNFILVLGLLTFIHISAQTTLTGTVVDAATFNKIEEVAISIEGTGFNGSSNNNGEFIISGEIPEGNLVLLFVKNGYLNLRLPLNISQGEHKDLDLISLRADLLKEQIQIGIISLSDAELNEEDANIASVSGLLQATKDVFLNAAAFDFSATFFRLRGLDSEYGRLLINGIEMNKIFNGRPQWSNWGGLNDVQRNQQFSMGTTASEVSFGALAGTTNITMRASQFQKGTRLSYALANRSYKGRIMATYNSGELTNGWFYSISASRRFAEEGFIEGTPYNSNSFFISIEKKINAAHSLNFSGFYTPVTRGKSSANTQEVIDLKGQTYNSFWGVQDGEIRNSRLKEIKEPVLMLNHFWKLSETTELNTNLAYQFGKTANTRIDYGGTRLIISENGQESYIGGGSNPDPSYYQKLPSYFLRFENNQNYEAAYLAAQYLKDEGQVNWNQIYNANRIATENGGNSIYVISEDRTDDTQFSANTIFFSKPNDHLIINSRLNYTHLQSENFASIRDLLGGNAYLDIDFFAEANAEDTEGVTAQSDLENRNRLVGEDAKYKYNFNFTADILNAFAQAQWRYSRWDLYAALEISQTSYLRNGLFRNGHFPNNSLGKSDQLNFTDFGIKGGGTYKLSGKHLIEVNAAYLTNAPTLKNSFSNPRENNNTVKDLTSEILNTVDLSYRYRTPNLKLRITGYASEVKDATEISFYYADGLSGLGQAGTTAFVQEILKGIDKQFFGVELGAEYQITTTFKIKGAAALGQFTYSNNPELVLTSNNFESAISYGQSYLKNYRIAGGPQNAAQIGFEYRDPDYWWFGTTVNYFSNAYADIAPLNRTSNFSKDVDGFTLIDYDEERAKSLLVQEQFDNYMLVNVIGGKSWLLKGGYYLGFFISINNVLDKVYKTGGFEQARNANFRNLLSDKEREQPVFGNKYWYGNGTTYYANMYVRF from the coding sequence ATGAAAAAGTGTAATTTCATTTTGGTGCTAGGGCTGCTCACCTTCATTCATATTTCTGCACAAACCACCCTTACTGGAACTGTAGTTGATGCCGCCACTTTCAATAAAATAGAAGAGGTTGCTATTAGCATTGAGGGAACTGGTTTTAATGGCTCAAGCAACAATAACGGAGAGTTTATAATTTCTGGAGAAATACCGGAGGGTAACCTGGTACTTCTGTTTGTTAAAAATGGATATCTAAACCTACGCTTACCCTTAAATATTAGCCAAGGAGAACACAAAGATCTCGATCTCATATCGCTTAGAGCAGATCTTCTTAAAGAGCAAATTCAAATTGGTATTATAAGCCTGTCTGATGCTGAATTAAATGAAGAAGATGCCAATATAGCAAGTGTTTCTGGATTACTTCAAGCTACAAAAGATGTATTCTTAAATGCTGCTGCTTTTGATTTTAGCGCTACGTTTTTTAGACTTCGAGGACTGGATAGTGAATATGGAAGATTACTCATTAATGGGATTGAGATGAACAAAATCTTTAATGGAAGGCCCCAGTGGAGCAATTGGGGTGGATTGAATGACGTACAACGCAATCAGCAATTTTCAATGGGAACCACCGCAAGCGAAGTTAGTTTTGGAGCTTTGGCTGGAACTACTAATATTACCATGAGAGCATCACAATTCCAAAAAGGTACGAGGCTATCTTATGCCTTGGCTAATAGAAGTTATAAAGGCAGAATTATGGCCACCTATAATTCTGGAGAATTAACAAATGGCTGGTTTTACTCTATATCTGCTTCAAGAAGATTTGCGGAAGAAGGGTTTATAGAGGGTACGCCTTATAATTCCAACTCATTCTTTATTTCTATAGAAAAGAAAATCAATGCTGCTCACAGTCTTAATTTCTCCGGATTTTATACGCCCGTAACCAGAGGGAAATCTTCTGCCAATACTCAGGAAGTCATAGATCTTAAAGGGCAGACTTACAACTCATTCTGGGGGGTTCAAGATGGAGAGATAAGAAATTCGAGATTGAAGGAGATAAAAGAACCCGTTTTAATGTTGAACCATTTCTGGAAACTTTCAGAAACTACAGAACTCAACACTAATCTTGCATATCAATTTGGAAAAACAGCCAATACTAGAATAGATTATGGTGGAACGAGATTGATTATTAGTGAAAATGGACAGGAAAGTTATATAGGGGGTGGTTCAAATCCAGATCCTTCTTATTACCAGAAGCTTCCAAGCTATTTCTTAAGATTTGAGAATAATCAGAATTATGAAGCCGCATATTTAGCCGCACAATATCTAAAAGATGAAGGTCAGGTAAATTGGAACCAAATATATAATGCGAATAGAATCGCTACAGAAAATGGAGGAAATTCTATTTATGTTATTTCTGAAGATAGAACAGATGACACTCAATTCTCTGCAAATACAATATTTTTTAGTAAACCAAATGATCATCTTATTATTAATTCACGATTGAATTATACGCATTTACAAAGCGAAAATTTTGCTTCCATAAGAGACCTTTTAGGAGGAAACGCTTACTTAGACATCGATTTTTTTGCGGAAGCAAATGCAGAAGATACTGAAGGTGTAACGGCCCAAAGCGATCTGGAAAATAGAAACAGATTGGTTGGAGAAGATGCTAAGTATAAATATAATTTCAACTTTACTGCAGATATTTTAAACGCATTTGCTCAGGCGCAATGGAGGTATAGTAGATGGGATCTCTACGCTGCTTTAGAAATCTCTCAAACTAGCTATCTAAGAAATGGACTTTTCAGAAATGGTCATTTTCCTAATAACTCGTTAGGAAAGAGTGATCAATTAAATTTCACAGATTTTGGGATTAAAGGGGGCGGTACCTACAAACTTTCCGGCAAACATTTAATTGAAGTGAATGCAGCTTACCTAACTAATGCCCCAACATTAAAGAATTCTTTTTCCAATCCTAGAGAAAATAACAATACGGTTAAAGACCTAACTTCAGAAATACTGAATACAGTAGATCTAAGCTACCGTTATAGAACGCCAAATCTTAAATTGAGAATTACCGGTTATGCATCAGAAGTAAAAGATGCCACTGAAATTTCATTTTATTACGCAGATGGACTTTCTGGCTTAGGACAAGCGGGAACTACTGCCTTTGTTCAGGAAATTCTTAAGGGAATAGATAAACAATTTTTTGGAGTAGAGTTGGGAGCAGAATATCAGATCACCACTACCTTTAAAATTAAAGGTGCTGCCGCTCTGGGGCAGTTTACCTATAGCAATAATCCTGAGCTGGTATTAACCTCTAACAATTTTGAATCTGCTATAAGTTATGGTCAATCTTATTTAAAGAATTATAGAATTGCCGGTGGACCACAAAATGCAGCTCAAATTGGCTTTGAATACCGCGATCCGGATTATTGGTGGTTTGGAACTACCGTAAATTATTTTTCTAATGCCTATGCAGATATTGCCCCTTTAAACAGAACCAGTAATTTTTCTAAAGATGTTGATGGCTTTACTCTTATTGATTATGATGAAGAAAGAGCAAAAAGTTTACTTGTTCAAGAGCAATTTGATAATTATATGCTCGTAAACGTCATTGGTGGTAAATCATGGTTGCTGAAGGGTGGTTACTATTTAGGATTCTTTATAAGCATTAACAATGTTCTTGATAAGGTATATAAAACCGGGGGATTTGAACAGGCGAGAAATGCAAATTTTAGAAACCTATTATCAGATAAAGAAAGAGAACAGCCAGTTTTTGGTAATAAATATTGGTACGGAAACGGTACCACATATTATGCAAATATGTATGTGAGATTTTAA
- a CDS encoding DUF5689 domain-containing protein: MRSRFYTSLSILIVLCISCVNTDDFELPEPESLKDDFNGITTSISAVKGHYNIETKEIYTFQETDVFMEGYVISSDEGGNFYKKLVLQDKPENPTSGIQILVDDASLFNSYEFGRKLYIKLDGLSLWKNNGVMQLGIQNRGDVVVIPKALIEEHLIKSIKRENITPISLTLSEFSLAYANLYVQVEDVQFNKNLVRDAHIFSLAGESTDRYDAERQLESCIDGFTTMLSTSTYSDFKSMLLPKGSGSITGVLSRNFYDDHFVLILNSPKDLNFSSGSRCDPEFFTCGNETEMGVELLFEENFNAITNENMLDRKGWTNININGGKRFEDATLLGNRFLRVSAYNTMESPMEVWLVTPNINLDKSIEEVLTFEIKASFDNATILTVYITDDFTGNPRTTNWKLLDAQVPKGPSNQNGLIFKKSEFDISCFNGNVNIAFKYLGSAPDKTTTYDIDNVRVTGN, from the coding sequence ATGAGATCAAGATTCTATACCAGTCTAAGTATCCTAATTGTGCTATGCATTTCTTGTGTAAACACAGATGATTTTGAACTTCCGGAACCGGAAAGCCTTAAAGATGATTTTAATGGTATTACCACCAGTATATCTGCCGTAAAAGGGCATTATAATATAGAGACCAAAGAAATATACACTTTTCAGGAAACAGATGTTTTTATGGAAGGCTACGTAATTTCTAGTGATGAAGGAGGAAACTTCTATAAGAAGTTAGTGTTGCAAGATAAGCCTGAAAATCCAACTTCAGGAATACAAATACTTGTAGATGATGCATCCCTATTCAATTCTTACGAGTTTGGGAGAAAACTTTATATAAAATTAGATGGTTTGAGTCTTTGGAAGAATAATGGCGTTATGCAGTTAGGTATTCAGAATAGAGGAGATGTTGTGGTAATTCCAAAAGCATTAATAGAAGAACATCTTATCAAATCTATAAAGAGAGAGAATATTACACCCATATCGCTTACGTTATCTGAGTTTTCGTTGGCGTATGCTAATCTTTATGTTCAGGTGGAAGACGTTCAATTCAATAAGAATCTGGTTAGGGATGCTCATATTTTCAGCTTAGCAGGAGAAAGTACAGATAGATATGATGCAGAGCGGCAATTAGAGAGTTGTATAGATGGTTTCACAACAATGTTAAGCACTAGCACCTATTCAGATTTTAAATCAATGCTACTGCCTAAAGGTAGCGGAAGCATTACAGGTGTACTATCAAGGAATTTTTATGATGACCATTTTGTATTGATATTGAATTCTCCAAAAGATCTGAATTTTAGCAGCGGTAGCAGATGTGACCCGGAGTTCTTTACCTGTGGTAATGAAACAGAAATGGGGGTTGAGTTATTATTTGAAGAGAACTTTAATGCTATTACCAATGAAAACATGTTAGATAGAAAAGGCTGGACCAATATCAACATCAATGGAGGTAAGCGTTTTGAAGATGCTACACTTTTAGGAAATAGATTTCTGAGGGTTTCTGCTTATAATACGATGGAAAGTCCCATGGAAGTTTGGTTGGTTACTCCGAATATTAATTTGGATAAAAGTATAGAGGAGGTACTAACCTTTGAAATTAAGGCATCTTTTGATAATGCTACTATTTTAACCGTTTATATAACTGATGATTTTACTGGAAATCCGCGAACCACCAATTGGAAGCTTTTAGATGCTCAGGTTCCTAAAGGGCCATCTAACCAAAACGGACTCATCTTCAAAAAATCTGAATTTGATATTTCCTGTTTTAATGGGAATGTGAATATTGCATTTAAATATCTAGGATCTGCTCCAGATAAAACCACTACGTATGATATTGATAATGTACGGGTAACGGGAAATTAA
- a CDS encoding endonuclease has product MSYNLYNIAFYNVENLFDTINDPHTWDDDRTPEGKDLWTMEKYEDKIKNISRVISEIGHESTKTAPAVIGLCEIENLTVLEDLVNHPNLSPFNYKIVHYDSPDKRGIDVALLYQESLFTVHHSEPKSLIINYLDDENRRFYTRDQLLVSGSLNGENVNLIINHWPSRGEGIEETNYRREKAAMLNKEIIEELYHKDPKAKIISMGDFNDGPNSKSFKEILQTNSNIALIDEQQLHNPMEIMSQKGKGSVAHRDEWHLFDQILISDSFVGNVEGLQFYDAKIFSMPYLISLSGQYQGFPFRSYDFDGYTGGFSDHFPVYISLIKHD; this is encoded by the coding sequence TTGAGCTATAATCTTTATAATATTGCATTCTATAATGTTGAAAATTTATTCGACACCATAAATGATCCTCATACCTGGGATGATGATAGAACTCCTGAAGGCAAGGATCTTTGGACCATGGAGAAATATGAAGATAAAATAAAGAATATCTCTAGAGTTATTTCTGAAATTGGGCATGAGAGTACTAAAACCGCCCCTGCGGTGATCGGACTTTGCGAAATAGAAAATCTAACGGTTTTAGAAGATCTTGTAAATCACCCTAATCTTTCCCCTTTTAACTACAAGATCGTGCATTATGATTCTCCCGACAAACGCGGAATTGATGTAGCACTTCTATATCAAGAATCTTTATTTACGGTTCATCATTCAGAACCAAAATCTCTAATAATCAATTATTTAGATGATGAAAATAGAAGGTTTTACACTAGAGATCAGCTATTAGTTTCAGGGAGTTTAAATGGTGAAAATGTTAATCTGATAATAAATCATTGGCCATCTCGAGGCGAGGGAATAGAAGAAACTAATTATCGCAGAGAAAAAGCTGCAATGCTTAACAAAGAAATTATAGAAGAGCTTTACCATAAAGATCCAAAGGCTAAGATCATTAGCATGGGAGATTTTAACGATGGTCCTAACAGCAAGAGTTTTAAAGAGATATTACAAACCAATAGCAATATTGCCCTAATAGATGAGCAACAATTGCATAATCCCATGGAGATCATGTCTCAAAAAGGTAAGGGCTCTGTTGCTCATAGAGATGAATGGCACTTGTTCGATCAGATCCTTATTTCAGACTCATTTGTTGGTAATGTAGAGGGTTTACAGTTCTATGATGCCAAAATATTTAGCATGCCTTACCTCATTTCCTTATCTGGTCAATATCAGGGTTTTCCTTTTAGAAGTTATGACTTTGATGGCTATACCGGTGGGTTTTCAGATCATTTTCCGGTATATATTTCGCTTATCAAACACGATTAA